In a single window of the Heliangelus exortis chromosome 1, bHelExo1.hap1, whole genome shotgun sequence genome:
- the RFC3 gene encoding replication factor C subunit 3 isoform X2, with translation MCLLRELYGAGVEKLRIEHQSITAPSKKKIEISTIASNYHLEVNPSDAGNNDRVVIQELLKTVAQSQQLETSTQRDFKVVLLTEVDKLTKDAQHALRRTMEKYMATCRLILCCNSMSKIIGPIQSRCLAVRVPAPSIEDICHVLSSVCKKEGLTLPQELAQRIAEKSGRNLRKALLMCESCRVQQYPFTADQDIPEMDWEVYLRETANAIVGQQTPQRLLEVRGRLYELLTHCIPPEIIMKGLLTELLNNCDGQLKGEVAQMAAFYEHRLQLGSKAIYHLEAFVAKFMAIYKKFMEDGLDDMMF, from the exons ATGTGTTTGTTAAGGGAATTATATGGTGCAGGAGTGGAAAAACTGAGGATTGAACATCAGAGTATAACG GCaccttctaaaaaaaaaattgaaattagcACCATTGCAAGTAATTACCACCTTGAAGTTAATCCAAG TGATGCAGGAAACAACGACCGTGTAGTAATTCAGGAACTCTTGAAGACAGTAGCACAATCCCAGCAGCTTGAGACAAGTACTCAACGTGATTTTAAAG TGGTGCTGTTAACAGAAGTTGACAAACTGACTAAAGATGCTCAGCACGCTTTGCGAAGAACAATGGAGAAGTACATGGCAACCTGCAGGCTGATCCTGTGCTGCAACTCCATGTCAAAAATTATAGGACCTATTCAAAGCAGATGCCTGGCTGTACGAGTGCCTGCTCCCAGCATTGAAGAT ATTTGCCATGTCTTATCCAGCGTGTGTAAGAAAGAAGGACTCACTCTTCCTCAGGAACTGGCTCAAAGGATTGCAGAGAAATCTGGCAGGAATCTTCGGAAAGCACTTCTTATGTGTGAATCCTGCAGAGTACAACA GTATCCTTTTACTGCTGATCAAGACATTCCTGAAATGGACTGGGAAGTTTATTTGAGAGAAACTGCAAATGCCATTGTTGGTCAACAGACACCACAAAG GCTCTTAGAAGTCCGTGGACGACTTTATGAACTACTGACACACTGCATTCCTCCTGAGATTATAATGAAG GGCCTCCTGACAGAACTTCTAAATAACTGTGATGGACAGCTGAAAGGAGAAGTTGCACAGATGGCAGCTTTCTATGAACACCGCCTGCAACTGGGCAGCAAAGCCATTTATCATCTGGAAGCATTTGTAGCCAAGTTTATGGCAATTTACAAGAAGTTTATGGAGGATGGACTAGATGACATGATGTTCTAA
- the RFC3 gene encoding replication factor C subunit 3 isoform X1, whose product MSLWVDKYRPGSLSKLDYHRPQAAQLRNLVQCGDFPHLLVYGPSGAGKKTRIMCLLRELYGAGVEKLRIEHQSITAPSKKKIEISTIASNYHLEVNPSDAGNNDRVVIQELLKTVAQSQQLETSTQRDFKVVLLTEVDKLTKDAQHALRRTMEKYMATCRLILCCNSMSKIIGPIQSRCLAVRVPAPSIEDICHVLSSVCKKEGLTLPQELAQRIAEKSGRNLRKALLMCESCRVQQYPFTADQDIPEMDWEVYLRETANAIVGQQTPQRLLEVRGRLYELLTHCIPPEIIMKGLLTELLNNCDGQLKGEVAQMAAFYEHRLQLGSKAIYHLEAFVAKFMAIYKKFMEDGLDDMMF is encoded by the exons ATGAGCCTGTGGGTGGACAAGTACCGGCCCGGTTCCCTCAGCAAGCTCGACTATCACCGCCCGCAGGCCGCGCAGCTCCGCAACCTG GTTCAGTGTGGTGACTTCCCTCATCTGTTGGTGTATGGACCatcaggagctggaaaaaagaCAAGAATAATGTGTTTGTTAAGGGAATTATATGGTGCAGGAGTGGAAAAACTGAGGATTGAACATCAGAGTATAACG GCaccttctaaaaaaaaaattgaaattagcACCATTGCAAGTAATTACCACCTTGAAGTTAATCCAAG TGATGCAGGAAACAACGACCGTGTAGTAATTCAGGAACTCTTGAAGACAGTAGCACAATCCCAGCAGCTTGAGACAAGTACTCAACGTGATTTTAAAG TGGTGCTGTTAACAGAAGTTGACAAACTGACTAAAGATGCTCAGCACGCTTTGCGAAGAACAATGGAGAAGTACATGGCAACCTGCAGGCTGATCCTGTGCTGCAACTCCATGTCAAAAATTATAGGACCTATTCAAAGCAGATGCCTGGCTGTACGAGTGCCTGCTCCCAGCATTGAAGAT ATTTGCCATGTCTTATCCAGCGTGTGTAAGAAAGAAGGACTCACTCTTCCTCAGGAACTGGCTCAAAGGATTGCAGAGAAATCTGGCAGGAATCTTCGGAAAGCACTTCTTATGTGTGAATCCTGCAGAGTACAACA GTATCCTTTTACTGCTGATCAAGACATTCCTGAAATGGACTGGGAAGTTTATTTGAGAGAAACTGCAAATGCCATTGTTGGTCAACAGACACCACAAAG GCTCTTAGAAGTCCGTGGACGACTTTATGAACTACTGACACACTGCATTCCTCCTGAGATTATAATGAAG GGCCTCCTGACAGAACTTCTAAATAACTGTGATGGACAGCTGAAAGGAGAAGTTGCACAGATGGCAGCTTTCTATGAACACCGCCTGCAACTGGGCAGCAAAGCCATTTATCATCTGGAAGCATTTGTAGCCAAGTTTATGGCAATTTACAAGAAGTTTATGGAGGATGGACTAGATGACATGATGTTCTAA